Proteins encoded in a region of the Antedon mediterranea chromosome 2, ecAntMedi1.1, whole genome shotgun sequence genome:
- the LOC140040282 gene encoding transmembrane protein 163a-like: protein MNGYGHVDSNGEKYPADSCYSEPYKYQSTTALQMNIEEQKKREQLNRQVRQKWESTALGLAIISVICLIVLGSCSFYVSSTTNSAAAYGFGFDCFLDVGTSLVVIWRFCGSNNSQSTKKEKIALFILGILFILASTSVASKSVKFLIDDEVLDTSAGLYILAGFATFFSMSLFIAKLYVANKLDSKSVRADGYSSLACGITAFTMIISSIAFTIDNSVYYLDDIVGLVLAVLLLLYGIKIICEATCLYSSSREDPQQTKLTSMEHQQKRGYETME from the exons ATGAACGGGTATGGTCACGTAGATTCAAATGGGGAAAAATACCCAGCAGATTCCTGCTACTCTGAGCCATACAAGTACCAATCCACTACTGCACTGCAGATGAATATTGAAG aacaAAAAAAACGGGAACAACTTAATAGGCAAGTAAGACAAAAATGGGAATCTACAGCTCTAGGACTGGCCATTATCTCTGTCATCTGCCTGATCGTTCTTGGAAGTTGTAGTTTCT ATGTTTCATCGACAACTAATAGTGCTGCTGCCTATGGTTTTGGG TTTGATTGTTTTCTTGATGTCGGAACTTCACTGGTTGTAATTTGGAGGTTTTGTGGATCTAACAACTCACAGTCTACGAAGAAAGAGAAAAT agCACTGTTTATTTTAGGTATTCTTTTCATACTTGCGTCAACGTCAGTCGCTAGCAAGTCCGTCAAGTTTCTTATTGATGACGAAGTGCTGGACACG aGCGCAGGATTATACATTTTAGCAGGTTTTGCAACCTTTTTTTCAATGTCATTATTTATAGCAAAATTATACGTTGCAAATAAGTTGGATAGTAAGAGTGTACGAGCTGATG GGTACAGTTCTCTGGCATGTGGAATTACAGCTTTCACAATGATCATTAGCTCAATAGCTTTTACGATAGATAACAGTGTTTACTACCTTGATGACATTGTAGGACTAGTGCTAGCTGTATTGCTGCTATTGTACGGAATCAA AATCATTTGCGAGGCTACGTGTTTGTATTCGTCGTCACGCGAAGACCctcaacaaacaaaattaacttCCATGGAACACCAACAAAAACGAGGATACGAAACTATGGAATGA